In Archaeoglobaceae archaeon, one genomic interval encodes:
- a CDS encoding NAD(P)/FAD-dependent oxidoreductase has protein sequence MNFVIVGGSVAGLEAAICLTKLGKVTLYEEHKEIGLPVQCAEGWIRFTGVEPYISGRAIKEADMVIMDRNYNEKSRITIKLNGAVEIVDRANLEKKMASIAEKNGAEIITGVRIEKLSQLLKMHENLDLVVDASGYPSLWCKEFGGKKPCGIAIQAFTDRDIDKIVVEFHPELNGYFWIFPKAGEGSKVGAGSFVKQVSKPLRIMLDEMMNKTGLIDGGFIPKSYTARPVACYRNSPFLRHLKGIPIALVGDSAGLVDLGGGEGMTKAIISSRVLAECVERGELEKYEEIYYRRMRTHYLIANIFAFTRRHPALLRLFGKIGLFDFVLEKLTSQHRKIRVDCLKRTEIG, from the coding sequence GTGAATTTTGTTATCGTAGGAGGAAGCGTTGCAGGGCTGGAAGCTGCAATCTGCTTGACGAAATTAGGCAAAGTGACCCTGTATGAGGAGCATAAAGAAATAGGGCTCCCAGTGCAATGTGCTGAAGGCTGGATTAGATTCACGGGCGTAGAACCCTATATCAGCGGTAGAGCTATAAAAGAGGCAGACATGGTTATAATGGACAGAAATTACAATGAAAAATCAAGGATAACAATAAAACTCAATGGAGCGGTTGAGATCGTTGATAGAGCTAATTTAGAGAAAAAGATGGCTTCAATTGCTGAAAAAAATGGGGCTGAAATTATAACTGGAGTAAGAATTGAAAAGCTATCACAACTTCTAAAAATGCACGAAAACCTCGATTTAGTCGTAGATGCAAGCGGTTATCCATCGCTATGGTGCAAGGAGTTTGGAGGGAAGAAGCCATGCGGAATTGCTATTCAGGCTTTTACGGATAGGGATATCGACAAAATCGTAGTTGAGTTTCATCCAGAACTGAATGGCTACTTCTGGATATTCCCAAAAGCTGGAGAGGGTTCGAAAGTGGGTGCTGGTAGTTTTGTTAAGCAGGTGTCTAAACCGCTCAGGATAATGCTCGACGAGATGATGAATAAGACTGGACTAATTGATGGGGGATTTATTCCCAAGTCATACACAGCTCGCCCTGTGGCATGTTATCGCAATTCGCCATTCTTAAGACATCTGAAAGGGATCCCAATCGCACTTGTTGGAGATTCCGCTGGCTTAGTGGATCTTGGCGGTGGTGAAGGAATGACCAAGGCGATAATATCTTCAAGAGTTCTTGCTGAATGCGTCGAAAGAGGTGAACTTGAAAAATACGAGGAGATCTACTACAGGAGAATGAGGACACACTACTTAATCGCGAACATTTTCGCCTTCACCAGAAGACATCCAGCACTGCTAAGACTCTTCGGGAAAATTGGGCTTTTTGACTTCGTTTTAGAAAAACTAACTTCACAACATCGGAAAATAAGAGTTGACTGCCTAAAGAGAACTGAGATTGGTTGA
- a CDS encoding CoA-transferase, producing MITLGGALNIQLFVFGGLVEKVIASYVANYYPSPAPSPVIQQSYLEGTVEFENWSLLSICQRLMAGAMNLGFMPTKSITGSSMEENEDFGFVESPFKGERLGIVREIKPDLSIYHGWCADKEGNTIIFNPSAEGVVLWGAFASKKVIVTVERVVKIPGYLVDAVVELPFWGPSSLYVPEDFGGSYAEDYDFLVDFRNASMEGERLEKS from the coding sequence GTGATCACACTCGGCGGGGCTCTTAACATTCAGCTATTCGTATTCGGGGGCTTGGTTGAGAAGGTGATCGCATCTTATGTTGCAAACTACTATCCTTCTCCCGCTCCTTCGCCAGTAATCCAACAGAGTTATCTTGAAGGCACAGTTGAATTTGAAAACTGGTCTCTACTTTCGATCTGCCAAAGATTGATGGCTGGAGCAATGAATCTCGGATTTATGCCGACAAAATCAATCACAGGTTCGAGCATGGAAGAAAACGAGGACTTTGGATTTGTTGAGAGCCCATTCAAAGGCGAAAGGCTCGGAATTGTTAGAGAAATTAAGCCCGATCTTTCGATCTATCACGGGTGGTGTGCGGATAAGGAAGGCAATACGATCATTTTCAACCCTTCCGCTGAAGGTGTTGTGCTTTGGGGAGCTTTTGCGAGTAAAAAAGTCATAGTTACCGTCGAAAGAGTTGTAAAAATTCCGGGCTACTTGGTCGATGCGGTAGTAGAACTGCCATTTTGGGGCCCCTCATCCCTTTATGTGCCAGAGGATTTTGGCGGAAGCTATGCGGAAGATTACGATTTTCTCGTTGATTTCAGAAATGCTTCAATGGAAGGAGAAAGGCTGGAAAAAAGTTAG
- a CDS encoding DUF116 domain-containing protein, whose product MDELIAKILSKGADISTRNAMKIVLDLLRIDHNLVDQLYVGTIDTACRKNWERTPVENRAIFLPQCIRNSKSCQAELTEKGYVCKNCGKCPVPEITDYAKELGYKHIYVVPGGSMVYRILKENREIKATLGVACLSELCEALEKLYPLGFTVQAVQLLKAGCVDTIADVSKVKEKIKLGIQ is encoded by the coding sequence ATGGACGAACTCATAGCAAAAATCCTGAGCAAGGGTGCGGATATAAGCACGAGAAATGCGATGAAGATTGTTCTTGATCTGCTCAGGATCGATCATAACCTTGTTGATCAGCTTTACGTTGGCACAATCGATACCGCATGCAGAAAAAATTGGGAGAGAACTCCAGTTGAGAACAGGGCAATTTTTCTGCCACAATGCATAAGAAACTCGAAATCCTGTCAGGCTGAGCTGACCGAAAAGGGTTATGTATGTAAGAACTGTGGAAAATGTCCCGTTCCCGAGATAACCGATTACGCAAAAGAACTCGGCTATAAGCATATCTATGTTGTCCCGGGAGGGAGTATGGTTTACAGGATTCTTAAGGAAAATAGGGAAATAAAAGCTACGCTTGGAGTAGCATGTCTTTCTGAGCTATGCGAGGCATTAGAAAAGCTTTATCCATTAGGATTTACGGTTCAGGCGGTTCAACTACTAAAAGCGGGTTGTGTTGATACAATTGCGGACGTTAGCAAGGTAAAGGAGAAAATAAAGCTTGGAATTCAATAA
- a CDS encoding UbiA prenyltransferase family protein, with protein MTPAIIRLIRPYAWACFLLPFSAGVWVGGRIEIENLIFAILSFSFWMSFSFVVNAIYDRDVDKFHDGRTKDLDLSKQPLVTGEISVRTAWVIATASLIASQIFAFLINMQFFYAMLVANAIGYFYSAWPRFKAYPLTDVICNALAGVLVFYAGVSACNGEQPLIVYVSAFLLASTFYIPTAVSDYEFDKKAGLKNTPIFFGPERVLRSLYPLGTITAILWFLVLLEAGSFELKTLSAVVIPYTIAFVVIVNRRWDGVALRVTPNLILVPFSIISIIFLLFVSLKSVII; from the coding sequence ATGACACCTGCAATCATCAGGCTTATACGCCCTTACGCATGGGCTTGCTTCCTTCTGCCATTCAGTGCGGGGGTGTGGGTAGGTGGAAGGATCGAAATAGAAAATCTGATCTTCGCAATCCTCTCATTCTCATTCTGGATGAGCTTTAGCTTTGTTGTCAATGCCATCTACGATAGAGATGTTGACAAATTCCATGACGGCAGAACGAAGGATCTCGACCTTTCAAAGCAACCACTCGTTACTGGTGAGATAAGCGTTAGAACCGCATGGGTAATCGCAACAGCCTCGCTTATAGCTTCTCAGATCTTTGCATTTCTCATAAACATGCAATTCTTTTATGCAATGCTCGTTGCAAATGCAATAGGCTATTTTTATTCCGCATGGCCGAGGTTCAAAGCTTATCCGCTTACCGATGTTATATGCAACGCCCTTGCTGGAGTCCTTGTTTTTTACGCAGGCGTTTCGGCATGCAATGGAGAACAGCCATTAATTGTATACGTTTCCGCATTTCTCCTTGCTTCAACTTTCTACATACCTACAGCGGTCTCGGACTACGAGTTTGACAAAAAGGCGGGGCTTAAGAATACTCCGATTTTCTTTGGTCCAGAGAGAGTTCTGAGGTCTCTTTATCCTCTCGGCACGATCACAGCTATTCTCTGGTTTTTGGTGTTGCTCGAAGCCGGAAGTTTCGAACTCAAAACACTCTCCGCGGTTGTAATACCATACACAATAGCCTTCGTTGTGATCGTGAATCGAAGATGGGATGGTGTTGCCCTAAGAGTAACTCCAAATCTCATTCTTGTTCCCTTCAGCATAATTTCAATCATTTTTTTGCTCTTCGTTTCTTTGAAATCAGTCATAATTTGA
- a CDS encoding aspartate aminotransferase family protein, translated as MKSMPKKGLSKEEILNKLKEYCADDVDPYSGRLFTIAFEPGVEELRDVAFEAIKMFAFKNMLDFTEFPSMIRMEKDIVDYAISLMHGDENVVGTFTFGGTESVFLAVKSARERFILSKGAITTPEIVMPITGHPCYDKAAEYMGLKVKRVRVDEESFTADVDAINEAITENTAMIVGSTPNWPLGTIDPIKELAEIAVDKNIWLHVDACVGGFVLPFMRKAGEKIPEFDFRIDGVCSISMDPHKYAYTPIGASIVLFRKKFHKMYSQFSNLKWPGYPIVNPAVLSSRSEALLAAAWAVIHFLGEEGYTELAKKIISAKNRIVKGFKEAGYRVMGEPSVIAAFTSDLNLFRLSDEMAKKGWLIQPQKGIPAMNIPPSLHVTITPIHDRTIDAMLSDLKECTEVVKRLPPSEADSLLDIFSVALGMLAPGEMDVVTLAKLMTEAEKMLTAYGPKLLQALGLEKGFPKEMGPIFQLLASVPPEMAELLASYVVIEMFSRGV; from the coding sequence ATGAAGTCGATGCCAAAAAAAGGTTTGAGCAAAGAAGAAATTTTAAATAAATTGAAAGAATACTGCGCTGACGACGTCGATCCCTATAGCGGGAGACTTTTTACAATAGCCTTTGAGCCGGGGGTTGAGGAGCTAAGAGATGTTGCCTTTGAAGCGATAAAGATGTTTGCATTCAAGAACATGCTCGACTTTACGGAATTTCCGAGCATGATCAGGATGGAAAAAGACATCGTGGATTATGCAATCTCGCTGATGCACGGTGATGAAAACGTTGTCGGAACCTTCACTTTCGGTGGAACTGAAAGCGTTTTTCTGGCGGTAAAATCCGCAAGGGAACGGTTTATTTTGAGCAAGGGGGCAATAACCACTCCAGAGATTGTGATGCCTATCACTGGGCATCCATGCTACGATAAAGCAGCTGAATACATGGGACTTAAGGTTAAGCGTGTCAGAGTTGACGAAGAAAGCTTCACTGCTGACGTTGATGCCATCAATGAGGCGATAACCGAGAATACCGCCATGATCGTGGGCTCAACTCCAAACTGGCCTCTCGGCACGATAGATCCGATAAAAGAACTTGCGGAAATTGCCGTTGACAAGAACATCTGGCTTCATGTCGATGCGTGTGTTGGTGGTTTTGTTCTGCCATTCATGCGAAAAGCTGGTGAGAAGATTCCAGAGTTCGATTTCAGAATTGATGGAGTATGCTCAATTTCGATGGATCCGCACAAATACGCTTATACGCCAATTGGTGCATCTATTGTCTTATTCAGGAAGAAGTTCCACAAGATGTATTCACAGTTCTCAAATCTGAAGTGGCCTGGATATCCGATTGTAAATCCTGCTGTGCTTTCTTCACGCTCTGAAGCTTTGCTTGCCGCAGCATGGGCGGTAATTCACTTCCTTGGCGAAGAGGGCTATACTGAGCTTGCCAAAAAGATCATATCTGCAAAGAACAGAATAGTTAAGGGATTTAAGGAAGCGGGTTATAGAGTTATGGGTGAACCTTCTGTAATTGCAGCGTTTACCTCTGACTTAAATCTCTTCAGACTGAGCGACGAAATGGCGAAGAAGGGCTGGCTAATACAGCCACAGAAGGGAATTCCAGCGATGAACATCCCACCAAGTCTGCATGTCACCATAACTCCGATCCACGACAGAACAATAGATGCAATGCTTTCAGATCTCAAAGAATGCACCGAAGTCGTGAAGAGGCTCCCGCCAAGCGAAGCGGATAGCTTGCTTGATATATTCAGTGTTGCCCTTGGAATGCTCGCTCCTGGAGAAATGGATGTTGTAACACTTGCAAAACTGATGACAGAAGCGGAAAAGATGTTAACAGCCTACGGGCCGAAACTTCTTCAGGCTTTGGGACTTGAAAAAGGATTCCCGAAGGAGATGGGTCCGATATTCCAGCTTCTCGCTTCTGTGCCACCAGAAATGGCTGAACTGCTCGCCAGCTATGTCGTTATAGAGATGTTCAGCAGAGGAGTTTAA
- the ribC gene encoding riboflavin synthase: MKVGIADTTFSRIDMGKIAIDELRKISGLKYERYTVPGIKDLPVAVKKLLDEGCDIVVSLGWVGKTQKDLVSYLAMSVGLITVQILTGKHVIDVTVHEDEAETEKELLAVAENRIREHVRNAVDLLLNPKKLQKLAGTGQRQGYPDVGPILK, encoded by the coding sequence ATGAAGGTCGGAATTGCTGACACCACGTTCTCGAGAATAGACATGGGTAAAATTGCAATAGATGAGCTGAGAAAAATCTCAGGGCTTAAATATGAGCGCTATACTGTGCCGGGAATCAAGGATTTGCCCGTAGCTGTTAAGAAGCTCCTTGACGAAGGTTGCGATATCGTTGTCTCGCTTGGATGGGTTGGAAAAACTCAAAAGGATCTTGTGAGCTATTTGGCAATGAGCGTCGGGCTAATCACCGTGCAAATCCTCACGGGAAAACATGTGATCGATGTAACCGTGCATGAGGATGAGGCAGAGACTGAGAAGGAGCTTTTGGCAGTAGCAGAGAACCGCATCAGAGAGCATGTTAGAAATGCGGTAGATCTGCTTTTGAATCCCAAGAAATTGCAGAAGCTTGCGGGCACTGGACAGAGACAGGGCTATCCTGATGTGGGACCGATTTTAAAGTAA
- a CDS encoding alanine--glyoxylate aminotransferase family protein — MLIMLPGPIQLHERVIRAMCRQMIGHRSADFAEILKFCGEMMKEVFGTKNEVYFISGSGTAGVEAGIASFSNVGKFVTLENGKFGERMGEIAERYTEVERLQFEWGQPIDLEKLKEALEKGAKAVAFVHNETSTGMLNPAEEIAKIARKFDALTIMDAITSAGGDYVKMDEWGIDVAVVGTQKCLGAPPGLAAVAVSERAWQFYNPKCPLYLDLKAYKKKLPELQTPYTPAVPLFFALEEALKMIKEEGMENRVKRHRKLAKAVREWAVNAGLKLFPQPDKFSDYSNTVTAINIPAGTTEKELRDTLRKEYGIVISGGQDKVKGKIFRIATMGSIGKFEVMAVLTAIEDILLRKNLIKPALEFARKELQP, encoded by the coding sequence ATGTTGATAATGCTACCTGGCCCGATTCAACTGCATGAGAGAGTAATAAGGGCTATGTGCAGACAGATGATAGGACATCGCTCCGCTGACTTTGCGGAGATTTTGAAGTTCTGCGGAGAGATGATGAAAGAGGTTTTTGGGACAAAGAATGAGGTTTATTTCATCTCGGGCTCAGGAACCGCGGGAGTTGAAGCGGGGATTGCTTCCTTCAGCAATGTTGGAAAGTTCGTAACTCTCGAGAACGGAAAGTTTGGAGAAAGAATGGGAGAGATCGCGGAACGCTACACGGAGGTTGAAAGACTCCAATTCGAATGGGGACAGCCAATCGATCTTGAGAAGCTGAAGGAAGCCCTTGAAAAGGGAGCAAAAGCCGTCGCTTTCGTGCACAATGAAACTTCGACAGGAATGCTCAATCCAGCAGAGGAGATTGCAAAGATTGCGAGGAAGTTCGATGCTCTCACGATAATGGATGCGATAACGTCTGCTGGTGGAGATTACGTTAAGATGGATGAATGGGGAATCGATGTCGCAGTAGTTGGAACACAGAAGTGCCTTGGAGCACCTCCGGGGCTTGCTGCAGTTGCGGTTAGCGAAAGGGCTTGGCAGTTCTACAATCCGAAGTGCCCGCTCTATCTCGACTTAAAGGCTTACAAGAAGAAGCTTCCAGAACTTCAGACGCCTTACACACCAGCGGTGCCATTGTTCTTTGCTCTCGAAGAGGCGCTGAAGATGATCAAAGAGGAGGGAATGGAAAACAGAGTAAAGAGACACAGAAAGCTCGCCAAGGCTGTGCGAGAATGGGCGGTGAACGCTGGACTCAAGCTCTTCCCACAGCCCGATAAGTTCTCGGACTACTCCAATACGGTCACAGCGATCAATATTCCAGCTGGAACCACGGAAAAAGAGCTCAGAGATACCCTCAGGAAGGAATACGGAATCGTTATCAGCGGTGGACAGGATAAGGTAAAGGGAAAGATCTTCAGGATTGCAACAATGGGAAGCATCGGAAAATTCGAAGTAATGGCGGTGCTAACAGCAATTGAGGACATTCTGCTACGCAAGAATCTGATTAAGCCTGCTTTGGAGTTTGCAAGAAAGGAACTGCAACCATGA
- a CDS encoding adenylyltransferase/cytidyltransferase family protein, which produces MRRVVATGTFDLIHPGHIKFLEEAKKLGDELVVIVAREKNVKHKPKPVIPEEQRRKVVEAIKFVDKAILGDENDIFKPIVELKPDVIALGFNQHFSEEWLREELKKRGLNCEVVRIKVEENCGLCSSRKIIERILEKYGGE; this is translated from the coding sequence ATGCGAAGAGTAGTTGCAACTGGAACCTTCGACCTGATACATCCTGGGCATATCAAGTTCCTTGAGGAAGCGAAGAAGCTCGGAGATGAGTTGGTGGTAATTGTAGCAAGAGAAAAGAACGTAAAGCACAAGCCAAAGCCTGTAATTCCTGAAGAGCAAAGGAGAAAAGTCGTTGAGGCTATAAAGTTCGTCGATAAAGCGATTCTTGGAGACGAAAACGACATTTTCAAGCCTATCGTTGAGCTTAAGCCCGATGTGATTGCATTGGGATTCAACCAGCATTTCAGCGAAGAATGGTTGAGAGAAGAGCTAAAAAAGAGGGGTTTGAATTGTGAAGTAGTTAGAATAAAAGTTGAGGAGAATTGCGGACTTTGCAGTTCCCGAAAAATAATTGAAAGAATTTTAGAAAAATATGGGGGTGAATGA
- a CDS encoding heavy metal-associated domain-containing protein — MIVKLSLSGLKCKGCVAKVRKKLEEAGAIVRGISLKELEMEIPEGEKIEKFIEIIRKEGYDAKLES; from the coding sequence ATGATCGTAAAGCTTTCCCTCAGCGGACTGAAATGCAAAGGCTGTGTGGCAAAGGTAAGAAAGAAGCTTGAAGAAGCGGGGGCTATTGTAAGGGGAATAAGCCTCAAAGAACTCGAAATGGAAATTCCTGAAGGAGAAAAGATTGAGAAGTTTATCGAGATCATAAGAAAGGAGGGTTACGACGCAAAGCTTGAGAGTTAA